Proteins co-encoded in one Bradyrhizobium sp. 170 genomic window:
- a CDS encoding DUF2946 family protein — protein sequence MKWFRSNIKTGSRLALFALAIQFALSFGHFHEAAAQPPRPGLTSADLAHAALDAASELEPQQPSDHDTDQHTAHACVICAVNSLANNFLFATSPLLELPQAIELLHLATDAEFAHLGSPHPAFQSRAPPSPDLD from the coding sequence TGAAGTGGTTTCGGTCGAACATCAAAACTGGCTCGCGGCTGGCGCTGTTCGCGCTCGCCATCCAGTTTGCGCTGTCGTTCGGGCATTTCCACGAGGCTGCCGCGCAGCCGCCGCGACCCGGCCTGACGAGCGCCGATCTTGCCCACGCGGCGCTTGATGCGGCCAGCGAATTAGAGCCGCAACAGCCTTCCGATCACGATACCGATCAGCATACGGCGCATGCCTGCGTCATCTGCGCCGTCAATTCGCTGGCCAACAATTTCCTGTTTGCCACATCGCCCTTGCTGGAACTGCCACAGGCGATCGAGCTTCTCCACCTGGCCACCGATGCCGAATTCGCGCATCTCGGCTCGCCCCATCCCGCGTTCCAGTCCCGCGCGCCTCCGTCTCCTGACCTCGATTGA